In Halodesulfovibrio marinisediminis DSM 17456, the sequence TTTCCATGCGTTAACGATAAAAAAGTTACCGATCACCATGCCATCATTCCCACAGCACGTAAGGCGAACATGCTCCAACTCTCCGGTGACGAGCAGAAAATTTATGACATGATCTGCCGCCGTTTCATCGCTGCCTTCAGTCAGGAAGCAACGTATCAATCATCTACCGTGCGCGTGCTGATAGGTGAACATCTGTTCATTGCTAAGGGAAAAGTATTTAAAGACAAAGGATGGCTTGTGGTTGAACCTTGGAGAACTGCACAGGACAATCCCCTACCTTCTCTCCGCAAAGGAAGTACCGTCAACACAGAAGCTGTTGACACCATAAAGCGCCAGACAAAAGCTCCGGCACATTTCACGGATGCATCACTTCTGAGCGCCATGGAAACAGCCGGTAAGTATGTAGAAGACGAAGAGCTTCGCCTTGCAATGAAAGAGCGCGGGTTAGGCACCCCAGCTACCCGTGCGCAGATTATAGAGACTCTGCTTTCACGTAAGTATATTGAGCGTAAAGGCAAAAAACTTCAGGCAACAAACTCTGGTCAGGAAGTCATTGAAGTTATTTCCGCCATGCTTCCGGATATTGTTTCTCCTGAAATGACCGGACAATGGGAAAAGAAGCTAAAGGATATCGAAAACGGCAATGCGACCTACCCAGAGTTCATGCATTCCATACGCCACATTGTAGCTGGCGGCATTCACCATATTAAGGATAGAAGCCTTGCGCCAATCTTGCTAACCCTAAAAGCCAAAGAAGTCGGAGAACGTGAACCGGACGGGAAATGCCCGCTTTGCGGCGGTGATGTTGTCGATCTGGAAAAACGATACGCCTGTTCCAACTGGAAACGTGACGACGGCGGCTGTCTTTTCGTTATCTGGAAAAACATGTTCGGTCGTACAATGGATCAAGCAATTGTCGACGACCTACTGAACAAAGGACGCACTTCCACCCCTCTTGACCTAGTATCCAAGGCTGGCAAGGAATACTCAGCCTATTTAAAAATCGAGATGGGGCAGGTAAAACTTGAATTTGCAAACTCCCCTCGTCCACCTGCACCTGCCCAACAGGCTGCACCATACTACGATGGAGTGGCGCCGGAAGACATGCCGCCTCCTGCCCCACTTCCCGGGCAAGAGGATTTTATCCCTCCGTCAGCTCAATATAATGGGTCACCTGTTATAGAGCATACTCCACCAACAGCTGCTGAGGAGCCTGTAAAAACAGCTCCTCAAGACTAGCCAACTCTACTGTTACTAGAAAGCCCGCAAACTTAGCGGGCTTTTTTATTCTCATCCGTCCAAATGAAAATATCTTTCATAAATACTGGTAATAAGATGCTACAAAGGTAGTTTACTCTTTTGAGTAATGCATCCTCTTTTGCGTTCAACAGCTAAAGAAATTTAGAAAAATAACCTTTCTACTTTACAAGCTTTCTACGCTCCTTTAAATAGTAACAGTTCTCATTAACGGTCAATGTAACAACAAACTTACGGAGTAACCCATGAGTAAAACTGCTGAAAACTTAATGGCGGCATTTGCTGGTGAATCCCAAGCTAACCGTAAATACCTTGCTTACGCTAAAAAAGCTGAAAAAGAAGGATATTCACAAGTCGCAAAACTTTTCCGTGCTGCTGCGGATGCTGAAACTATCCACGCACACGCGCATCTCCGTAATGCTGGTAAGATTGGAACCACCCTTGAGAACCTCAAGGACGCCATCGCAGGTGAGACTCACGAATTTAAGAACATGTATCCTGAAATGATCAAGGACGCTGAAGCTGAAGGTGAAAAAGCAGCACATCGCTTCTTCAGCTACGCCAACAAAGCAGAAGAAGTTCACGCTAACTTGTACCAGAAGATGATGGATACAATCGATAATCCAGTAGAGACAGACTACTACAACTGCTCTGTTTGCGGCTACACACACGAAGGACCGTTCAAAGATGCCAAGTGCCCTATCTGTAATGCCGCCCCTTCAGCTTTCTATAAGGTAGATTAGGCCAATAGAGGTAACGCTGACAATAAGTACAAAAGCAGGAGCCACTACAAAACAACTTGTAGTCAGGCTCCCGCTCTTAACAGATATCACACATACATTGCTGCGGAAAATATCCAAAAAACATGAGTAGGTCGATTCTATTAGTTTGCTGGAAAACCATTCCTACTTACACAGTTAGGATAGCCTCAGTCTTTGGCTATGTATGGTTTTCCAGCAAACAACTGTCCCTACACAACACAAACCACACTACGCTGACGGCCTTGCATTGCAGAGATCTGTATAAATTTATTTGTGAAAAATAAAATCAGATAAAAATCTTATTTTTTACTTTACAAAGTTGCACTCAAAATATAAATAGTAATCATTCCTGTTAAGGGAAACCTAAACAATAATTAAACACACTTGTGGAGTGAATAATGTCCAAGACTCTTGAAAACCTCATGGCTGCTTTTGCTGGTGAATCTCAGGCTAACCGTAAATACCTTGCTTACGCTAAAAAAGCTGAAAAAGAAGGCTACACTCAGGTTGCAAAACTTTTCCGTGCTGCTGCTGATGCAGAGACCATTCACGCACATGCTCACCTTCGTAACGCTGGTAAAATCGGCGACACCATTGCAAACCTTAAAGATGCAATCGCAGGTGAAACCCACGAGTTTGAAAACATGTACCCTGCAATGATCAAAGATGCTGAAGCAGAAGGCGAAAAAGTTGCAGCACGCTACTTCGGCTTTGCAAACAAAGCAGAAGCAGTACATGCAGAGCTCTACGCTAACGCTCTTGAAAACATTGAGAACCCAGTAGAAGTAGACTACTACAACTGTTCCGTTTGTGGCCACACCCACGAAGGTCCAACTGAAGAAAAATGTCCAATTTGTGGTGCAGCAGCTTCTGCTTACTACAAAGTAGACTAATACATCCTACTGGCCGGTATTATTTCCGGTCACCAGTAGAAAGAGTCACAACATATAGCGGCTCTTACTGAGTTGAGCGCAGGCCCCTCGTTATCGCCGTGATAAGGAGGGGCTTTTTTGTATCTGTGCCCCAATAAGGTAACCGTATCACCATTCCATTCGCTTGCCACTCAAGCTTCTTGCGGGCTGGGATGGTTTACTCTATTATTCCGCAAAATCTTCACACAGAGTACCATTACAACATGCCAAAGGTTCTGACCGTAACAGCCGCTCTTTCATCCTGGTTAGTTAGCCTGTTCATGAAGGCTGTTTTGAGTACTCATTCAGACACCTGTACCTGTACAAACAGTAGCGCCAACAGTAAGCCGTCTATTCCAATTGTATTGATGTTAAAAAGGGTCGGATGACACAGTGCAGCAATCCAGTGGTATTCACGGCATACATTTTCAGGCATGATAGTAATGTTTTCTTCACCCCAGCTTGATATAAAAGGAAGTTCTCTTGCGATACAGAAATACACAGCAGCTTATTGCTGATCTGGAACAAAGCGGCCAGCTCATCCGCATCCATGAGGAAGTAGACCCGCACCTGCAAGTGGCTGAAATCCAGCGTCGTGCTTTCCGTGCGAAAGCACCTGCTATTATGTTCACCAACGTAAAAGGCACCAAGTTCCCGATGGTATGTAACATCTTCGGTACAATGGAACGTACTCGCTGGATTTTCCGCGATACCTTGCGTGCGCTGGAAGGTATTTTCAAGCTGAAGGTTGATCCATTTGATTTCTTCAAACGTCCATGGCGCTATGCCGGTGTGCCGCGTGCCGGTTTAGCCACTATCCCTAAAAAGGTAAAAGCTGGCCCTGTACTTGAAAATACAACCACTGTAAGCCAGCTGCCGCAGCTACACTCATGGCCTATGGATGGTGGCGGATACGTTACTCTGCCGCAAGTATACACTGAAAGTCCGGACAAACCGGGTTTCATGAATTCAAACATCGGCATGTACCGTGTACAACTTACCGGTGCTCCGTTTGAAAAAGATAAAGAAATAGGTCTCCATTACCAAATTCACCGCGGTATCGGTTACCACCATGCAGAAGCGCTCCGCCGCAACGAACCTTTAAAAGTTAACGTCTTTGTTGGTGGCCCTCCTGCCATGACCATGGCAGCAATTATGCCGTTGCCAGAAGGAATTGCGGAACTGATCTTCGCCGGCGCTCTCGGTGGATTCCGTATGCCGATGATCACCCGCGAAGGCCAACTGCCTATTCTTGCTGAAGCAGACTTCTGCATCAGCGGCACAGTGTACCCGAACGAGCAAAAGCCTGAAGGTCCATTCGGGGACCATCTCGGCTATTACAGTCTTGCTCATGACTTCCCGCTCATGCGTGTGGACAACGTGTACCACCGTAATGACGCAGTATGGCCGTTCACAACTGTTGGTCGCCCTCCTCAGGAGGACACCGTATTCGGCGAATTTATCCACGATCTCACAGCAGATCTTGTTCCAACTGTCTTTAACGGTGTGCATGAAGTACACGCAGTTGATCCGGCAGGCGTGCACCCGCTTCTGCTTGCAATCGGTAGTGAACGCTATGTGCCATATGCAGAGGAACGCCAGCCTCAGGAACTGATCACCTGTGGTCTGTCCCTGCTCGGCAACACACAGACATCTCTGTCCAAGTACGCAATTCTTGCAGCGAAGGAAGACAATCCGGGACTCACCACCCACAACTACAAAGATTTCTTCACACACATGCTTGAACGTACCGATTTTGCGCGTGACTTCCATTTCATCACTCGAACCACTATCGATACACTCGACTATACAGGCATCAGCCTGAACCAAGGCTCCAAGCTCATCTGGACAGCTTGTGGTCCAGTTAAACGTACCCTTGGTTCAAACATTCCATCCCACTTCACACTGCCGGAAGGCTTTGGTGATGCAAAACTGTTCATGTCCGGTGTAGTTGTTATTAAAGGACCTAAGCACACAGCTGCACGCGACGAACACGATGACGCAATGTTCCGTCTTGCTGAACACCTGAAAAATGTAGGTAACCTTGACTCACTCCCACTCGTCGTTGTTGTGGATGATGCAGAGTTCACCGCAGCAAACTGGGACAACTTCCTCTGGGTAACATTCACCCGCTCAGACCCTGCAACCGACATGTACGGTGCTGGTGCATTCACCCACTGCAAGCACTGGGGTTGCAGTGGCCCTATGATTATCGATGCACGTCTCAAGTCATTCCATGCTCCGGCACTGGAAGAAGACCCAGATGTCACGAAGTCTGTAGACAAAATGGCAGCCAGAGGCGGTTGCCTGCACAATATCATTTAAGCATAAAGCCTGCGGTGTTGCCATTCACCGCAGGCTTTTTTGTCCATTCTCAGCTAGCTAAGCTCTCCCTTTACTCAAAAATTATACTTCCAGCTTCTCCTCAGTATGGTAGTGGGTAATTTCATCCGTAAATTCATGTCATTACCCGTGTGAAATATAACGAGTCTTGTGAAAAGGGAGTCAATATGTCTACATCCGGTTCTCGCAACACATGTTCAAATACATCCGTGCATAGTCAACTAGCTCCAGACGCACCACAACAGCAATATGCTTCAGAATCCCCACTTAATGCATTTGTTGAAAAAATGCGCCACGAAGGGCTTCCTGCAAAAGTTATCGACCTCTTCACAAGCTACATTTCTGACGTTTCCGAACAAGCAACAGGACATATTCCAGAACAGGACATATCTCCTGTAAATCAAAGTCAGTTAAAGCACGTTAACGAACTGGATCAGTACGAAAAAACAGGAAAAGCCCTTGCACGCAAGGCCGTTGCCATAAAACTTAATGGCGGCTTAGGTACCAGCATGGGCATGCAGTTTGCCAAATCTCTACTGCCCGTAAAAGATCATATGTCTTTTCTGGACATCACCATCAAGCAAGCAATCACATGGCAAGAAGAGTACGGCGGTTCACTTCCGCTTGTACTTATGAACAGCTACAACACACATAAAGATACACTTAATGAATTGCGGTACATGAATGGCTTATCTCAATTGCCGCTCTGCTTTGTTCAGCACAAGTTTCCTAAAATACAACGTGATACATTGCAGCCTGCCGAGTGTCCCGACAATCAAGAGTGCGAATGGAACCCTCCAGGGCACGGTGATATTTATGCGTCACTCTATCTTTCCGGTGTGCTGGACACGCTTATCAGACAAGGGCGACAATATGCTCTCGTATCCAACATAGACAACCTTGGTGCCAAGCTTGATCTACGCATGCTTGGATACATGGCTGAAGAACAAATTCCATTTCTTATGGAAGTTACAGCACGTACCGAAAATGACCGTAAAGGTGGCCACCTAGCCAGATTTAAAGACGGACGCCTTATCTTACGTGAAGTCAGCCAATGCCAGGAATGCGATCTTGATCACTTCCAGAACATCACACGACACTGCCTATTCAACACAAACAATATCTGGATTGACCTTGTTGCTCTGAAAAAAAATATGCAACAAAAAGGGCTTCCAAAGCTTCCACTTATTCTAAATCCTAAGACTATAAACCCTCATGACAGCTCCTCAACTCCGATCTATCAAATCGAAACCGCCATGGGCGCAGCTATTTCCCACTTCAAAAACGCACAGGCTATTATCACTACACGTGACCGGTTTATCCCTGTCAAACGTACTGATGACCTGCTCAAAGTAATGTCTGACTACTACCTTCTTGACCATTCCGGCACGCTCAAAATGAACGAAGCCAATATTACGCAGGATCTTCAGGTACATCTTGACCCTCGCTATTACAGCAAATTCGACAACATCTATGAAAAATTTAAAGAAGGTGTGCCGTCCCTTTCTTCCTGCACCAAGCTTGGAATCTCCGGTGACATTATCTTCAACCCTTCTGTATCGCTCAAAGGGGATGTCACAATAAACAACCAGACAGGCAACATCCTGCTGCTACCGGATGACATTGCCCTAGAAGGATTAGTCGAAATCAAGTAGCCATCTACGATACATAATTACAATACAATCAAGGCTATCATACGTATATAGTGATATTTTTTCGGAACCGGTACACTCCGAAGATTTACCCCCGAGACACATTGGAGGTTCTTCTGTATGCCGCAAGTTGCCGCCCGTATTACAAACGAACAGGAAAAATGGCTGAAAGACTACTTTCGCACCAAAAGTGCCGGAGCTGAATTTATTCTGCCTTGGGTAGTTGATACTTTCTTTCGTGCAATTACATCCATTAAGCACAGCTTTTCGGACAGTGAGCTTGCACTCATTATCGCTGCGCACAAAAACCTGCGTATACAGCCGGACAATTCCAGCAAAGACTACCTCTACTTACGCGTGCAGGATGCCTGTAATATTAAGCAACTGCATAACATCTACGGTATTAGCAGGGAAACACTGCAAGCAAAAATTTACAGACTCAACAACACCGATGCAACAGCACTCATGGTCTGGGCCGCCGCCTTCTGGGTGAGTAAAACCTGCTCGGCTGACAATATTTCCGAATATATTAGGCAATACTGATTATAAAAAAAGGTGACGCTGATAACGTCACCTTTTTTTATTTAACTCTATTTTTTGATAGCCTCCGTGGGGCTCCGACGGGCAGGCGGGCTCCGTCCCCTTGCCCCCCATTAGGTAAGTACACCTTAGGCGAATCATCAGAATCTAACCGGAAACCAACGTTGCCGAGTCACCCAAATTAAACGTCTTGAGGCTTGAACCACCGTAAGCGAAGCGCGTTGGAAACAACTGACACAGAACTCAATGCCATTGCACCACCTGCGATCATTGGTGACAGCGTCGGGCCATTAAACAATGCAAACAACAGCCCCATCGCTATAGGAATCCCCAACGTGTTATAACCAAATGCCCAAAAGAGATTCTGTTTAATGTTTGTTACAGCTGCACGGCTCAGTTCAACTGCGGTAATTATGCCGGTTAACTCACCAGACATAAGAACTACGTCGCCTGCTTCAACTGCCACATCAATACCTGTTCCCATAGCTATACCTACATCCGCAGTAGCCAACGCCGGAGCATCATTAATACCATCACCCACCATGGCAACAAGCTGTCCCTGCTTCTGAAGACTCGCGATTGTGTCACTCTTATCTTCCGGATGAACTTCAGAAATTACAGTATCAATACCAGCCTGCTTTGCCATTGCAGCAGCAGTAACGCTATTATCACCTGTAAGCATGACAACAGATACATCACGTTTTTTAAGCCTGTCCACGACAGCCGCAGCTTCAGGTTTGATAGTATCGGCAACAGCAAGCAGCAAAGCAGGTTCATCATTTACCGTCATTACAAGCGCAGTACGCCCCTGCTGGGCCTGTGTATTCATACGCGCCAGAACATCTTTGTTTTCTTCCACTCCGGCATATGAGGCATTACCCACACGAATGCTCTTGTCATCCACTGTTCCGTAAATACCTTTGCCAGATTCTGCGGTAGCATCTTTGGCGTCCAAAAGAGCTACACCACGCTCTTTCGCACCTTTTACTATGGCAGTTGCCAATGGATGTTCTGAAACACTTTCAAGGGAGGCGGCATAGGCGAGAGCTGTTATTTCATCAATACCGCTTAAGGATTCCACATGAACAAGCTCAGGCTTACCATGCGTAATTGTACCTGTCTTATCGAAAACAACAGTCTGGATACGCCCTGTCTGTTCCAATGCAGTACCGTTTTTAAACAATACACCCAACTGAGCACCACGTCCTGTGGCAACCATAATGGATGTTGGCGTCGCAAGTCCCATAGCACACGGACAGGCAATAACCATTACTGCAACAAAAATACGTAATGCAAATGGAAAGGAAGCTCCCGCAACAAGCCATGCAATACCGGAAAGCACCGCAATGCACATTACAATAGGCACAAAATACAAGCTCACGGTATCTGCCATGGAAGCGATTGGTGCTTTTGAACCTTGTGCGTCCTGAACCACACGAATAATACGGGAAAGAACTGTATCTGCTCCCACATGCTCTGCCTTCATAGTCAAAACGCTATGGGTGTTTACAGTACCACCAGCAAGAGAATCACCCACTGTTTTTGAAACTGGCAAAGACTCACCAGTCAACATGGATTCATCCACACTGGAAGAACCTTCAATAATGCTGCCGTCTACCGGAATGCGCTCACCCGGTCGAATAAGCAGAATATCCCCTGCCATCACATCAGTTGCAGGCACGATTTGCTGCTCTCCATCTACAATGCGAATAGCAGTGTCAGGAGTTAAATCCATCAACCCCTTAATGGCATCTGAAGTATGGGAACGAGAGCGGGTTTCAAGGAACTTACCTAACGATACAAGGGCGATCAGCACACCTGCAGACTCAAAGTATAAGTCCATAACACGCGCTATCACATCAATACCAAGGTAGATTTCTACAGTTCCCCAAAGGCTATAAGCAAAGGCAGCCCCCGTACCCACGGCGATGAGTGAATCCATATTTGGGGCACCCTTGAACAAGTTCTTAAAACCATGAGTATAGAAATCACGCCCTAACCATATGATAGGGATTACCAATATCAATTGAATCAAAGAAAAAGTTCTTGGTGAAGAATGAGGAGCCAACCATTCTGGCAAGCTAAGACCAATCATGTCGGCCATAGCGATGACCAGAAGGAGCGCAGCAAAGATAATTTTAGGAATAAGCTTTGCTTTCATCTCAGCAAGGCGTTCCCGCATAGCCTCCTGCTGCTCTTCCCACATTGCAGTTACATCCTGCACACCGCCGCCTTCGGAATCTTTTAATTCTGCCCCGAAACCCAGCATGGCTACTTTTTCAGTAAACGCAGCAACTGCAGCACCCTTCTCCACACCAGCAGCCGGTGTTACTCTAGCAGACTCTGTTGCCAGATTGACTTCAACAGAAGCAAATTCCGGCATCTGCGATGTCACTTTTTCAATACGTGTAGAACACGCAGCGCAATGCATCCCACTAATAGCAAAACGCAAAGCTTCAACTTCATCAGAGCTTCCCGCCGGTACCACAGCTTCATACCCGATATCAGCAACCTTCTGCACAATATCAGCAAGACTGCCTTGTGATGAATCGAACTCTACCTGCATAGAATCCGTCGCCAAATTAACACCAATTGTTTTTACCCCGCTCACTTCCGAAACACCCTTTTCAATACGGGCAGCACAAGAAGCACACGTCATACCTTTTACAGGCATGGTGACCTTACGGAGCACCTTTGGATCAATCGACTTGATATTAGTATCAGTCATACAAACCTCATTGTTTCACAAAGACACTATGACATATGGGTCAGCACCGACATAAACCTCTGAGAAACGGTTGAGCGGCACTAGATGTTTGGGTATGCTACGCCTGAGACTGAGTTAACACAATTCTTTCTAAACTGTTATATAAGGATGATGCAATGCCAACAATTACTGTTACCGGAATGTCCTGCCAACACTGCGTTAACGCAGTTACCAAAGCACTCGAAGACATTGACGGAGTTTTTGATGTTACCGTTGACCTGCTCTCTGGAAAAGTAGAATGGAAAGAAGAAAGCCCAATTCCAATAGAAAACATCGAAGCAGCCATCACTGGAATTGGGTTTGAAGTCAAAAAGTAACTACGCCCTCAAATAAAAAAGAGCCGGATCTTCCGGCTCTTTTTATCGACTCATCGGATGTGCTAAAAGCAGCAGATACATCTACTGTAAAACAGCAGACAACGTTCCGTTAGTTTGCGTTGCAGACCAGTTAGCAGGAAACTTCCCTTTTAAATCGAGTACAATGCGAACTCGGTCATCGTGATGACCAAGACGAACAGCCTTCACTAAACTATCCGGTGCAACTTTAGGCACCGGTACTTCATCACTGAAATGTCCAACGACATCTACAACAAATCTATCCGGTTCTTTTAATCCAAAGATTTTATACGTAAATTTATTTGTAGCAAAAACTGTAAGCTTCTTATCTGAATACGAGACAGAGACTAAGGGAGACAGCTGTGCACTATCTTTCTTAGTGCATTCCGTTAAAGAAGTTGCAACGTTTTTTGACGGCGCAACCTGAACAGTAGCTTTTGCAGAAGGAACCGCCACTGTGACCGTTTTTGTTACAAGGGTAAGTGTATTCTCTGTCTTAGCCTGAGGTGCCTTGGCTTGCGAATCTGTTACCTTCAATGAAGGAGACTGCTTTGCCTTTGTGGTCACAGCTGCCCCGTTACCTACTTCAGACACCGCAGATGCGAGGATGTCAGAGGTACTCTTATCAATAACAACATGCTGCAAAGACTGGCTATCCTGTTTTCCACCAACAACTGCCAGAGAGGACGCATCTTCAGGAGTAATATACGCATCCCGCATCATCCACTTATTATAACCAATAAGCACAGCCCCGATCACAAGCGCCAATAAAATCATCATAGAAATGTTACGGTTCATGCATCCTCCCCTCAGCGGTTTCATCTACTTTGCTGACTTTCCCTCACTGCGTACATATTCAAGAAAACGCTGCGCTGGTTTCAAATTTCCATTCAGCGCAATTGCACGATTTAAGTATCTAATTGTATTACCATAATCACCCATATCATAATACACTCGTGCAACATTAAATAATGCATGGTCATCTTCAGGGCTTAATTCCACCACTCGCAACTGGTGCTGTAAAGCAGCAGCCGGAAGTTTCTGCTTACGCAGGTCAGAACCAAATTCTGCAAACACATGTTTGTGTTCCGGCACTACCCCTTCTTTTACATCAGCTAATTTTGTAAGTTCCTTCAGAGCATTGCGCCTATCACCTTTCTCAAGCGCAGCCAACGCATCTTCAAAACTTGATTTTAAATTCTTTGTTACATTTTCAGGTGTTTTTTGCTCACGGGCAAAGACTTCTGCCTCTTTACGGGCAATGTCCAGAGCTTGCGAAGAAGAAATAAGCTCCGGCTTTACATCGTCACCATTTTTATCTTTAAGAATAAACACATATGGTTCATCAGGTAAAGAACGGGCTTCGTG encodes:
- a CDS encoding tetratricopeptide repeat protein, which produces MLHLEYKGVYSTFESEQDAASAEQEKRYWLVWFTDDDTVMIQALSAQRTVVGKQYRLRVEDFVHRFSKEQDFLLQPQVLAHAHLVEHEARSLPDEPYVFILKDKNGDDVKPELISSSQALDIARKEAEVFAREQKTPENVTKNLKSSFEDALAALEKGDRRNALKELTKLADVKEGVVPEHKHVFAEFGSDLRKQKLPAAALQHQLRVVELSPEDDHALFNVARVYYDMGDYGNTIRYLNRAIALNGNLKPAQRFLEYVRSEGKSAK